A stretch of DNA from Pseudoalteromonas sp. A25:
AATATTGATTGGCACAAACCATGGCCTATTCAACTTAAACCCCGAGTCAGGACAGCTTGAAAGACTTGAGTTTCTTGATGAACCATTTAGAACCAGTCTCAACAGTAATATAAAGTTGTTGAAAGTCGACCCAGCGATAGGCTTGCTAGTAGGTACCGTTCAAGGTTTATATGCGATCCCGATAAACAATAAGTCGTTGCAATTGCATGCAGCCTATACACTCGTGCCACATTACAATATATGGGCTCATGAGATAACCCCTCATGGCGAACTTATTGCGACAGAGCTTGGGCTTTTTAAAATAAACCGTAGCACCAAATCTGCAGAGCAACTTCTATCACTACAACAAAGTAAATATGAACTCCCACAAACAAGCATTACAGACTTAATGTATGATAAGCAGGGTAATATATGGATGGCGACGCTCAATCAGGGGGCTTATTTTTGGCCAATGCCATCTCTACGGTTTAAAACACTCGGTGCGAATAACCCTAATTTAAACAAAAATATATGGTCAATTTACCAAGACGAATCAGGCGAAATTTGGCTGGGCACAGATAATGGCATCTTGAGATATCATTCATTAGCAGATACTAGTCCACAGCGTTACTACGAAAATAATGACATTAAAGCTGCTTATGCAAGTAATGCCGTTTATCAAGTGTTTGGATCCAGCACCAATAAATCAGATGAACTATTTTTAGAAACACTCACAGGCCTCAAACTACTCAGCAAAACAACTGGCCATATACGCCTCCCCCCCTTAGCTTCTCAATTACCAAATAACCCTTTCGAAACACTAAACTGGGGCGCGCGTTTATTACACGGCGAACAAATTGCATTTATAAGTAAACAAGGTTTTTTTATTTATGATATTAAATCTCAAACAGTTCATCCCCTCTCTCAGTTAACACAACAAGTTGATATTGGCACCGCTTATAAGTTCTTGCCCCCTTTGCCATCAAGGCCCAATGAGCTCCTTCTTAGCACAGAGCAACAACTCATTAGTTACAACCAAGAAACAGGCACAGTAACCAAAATATACGAATTTACAAAAACAGATTCTGAACGTTTTTCAGTCATTGATAGCTGGGTAGCAACGCCAAACGGTACAATTTGGCTTGCAAGTTCGATAGAGGGTCTAGTTGCACTGAATGAACATGACTTCTCAGTTAAATTTAAAGTAAATACCGCATCAGGAGATGGCTCTCAAACTTTATACCAGATGCAGCCTGACAACTTTGGAAACTTATGGGTAAGCAGTCAATCAGGACTCATACGTTACAATATTGAAACGGGCCAAATTAAAAAATTTAATACAAATAATGGACTGCCCAATAGTGAATTTAACGCTAATGCCAGTTCAACAATTAAAAACGCAAAGCTCGCCTTTGGCACTATCAGTGGCATGGTGTGGTTTTCTCCAGAAGACTTTATTGACACCTCCAACTCTGAGTCATCCCTTTCAATCACTGACATAAACCTAATGACTCGTAGCTTAAATTACTTCCCAAGCTTTTTAAGCACGCAGTCTCTGGTGCTTAACCACGATGATTTAGGACTTAGCATAAAGTTTAGCAATTTCGATTTTGCACAGCAGCAAGTTTATAACTATCGTGCTAAGTTAGACGGTCCAACCTCTATAGAATTTGACTCTTTAAAGGCGAACCACTTGTTTTTTAACCAGCTGAAGCCTGGCAAGTACACACTTGCTATTGAACAGCAAATGCTTGGCAGCGACAAAGTTGTTGATACGATTACACTGCCATTCAAGGTAAAACATTCAACCTTTGGCTCTCCTTTCGCTTGGGGAGTGTATATTGCCTTTGCCATGTGTGCTCTAGTCATCATAATATGGCAAAGTAGGCAAAAGCGCCGGGAGATAGAATCAGCTTTACAAGAAGTCACTGTTAGCAAACAACAAACAGAAATGGCATTAAACACCACCCGCAGTGGAGTATGGCAAGTCGACTTGTCATCAAAAATGATAACGCAGAGCAGAAATATTGACTGCTCCTTGAGTAAATCAAAAGATGAGAAAATACCATTAAGAAATTATTTTGACCTTATCCACCCAGATGACCGCCATCAAGTTAGCGTTATTTGGGAACAAATACTCCAGTCGGCCACAAATCAACAGTTTTCTCTTACGTACCGAGTCAAGAGCGGTGATGAGCCATGGCGTTGGTATCATGACATTGGACAAGTACTGAACTTTGATGAACAGGGCAATCCCGAGCAAGTGACTGGAATTTATACCAATATTACAGAGCAAAAAGCCATTGACTTACGTGCTAGTATACTCGGCGAAGCTTTCAGTAAGGTCAGCGATTGGATCTTAATCTTAGATGCAGAATTGAATCCACTATCAGTCAATACAAGCTTTTGTAAAGCATTTGAATTAGATGAAGAAACAGCGATTGAAGAGCTTTCATTTCGTAAATTAGCTCAAGTCGTTGGCCTTAATCGATTAAATAGTTTACTCAAAAGAATACATGAACTTGGTCCCAACCAACACATACGACAAGAGCTAACAGTTAAAACTTCTCATCAAGTAGCGCATCCGATCCACTTGAGTATCAACGCAATATCAAAAAATGAAGAGCTTATAGAGCATTACGTCATTGTGATATCTGATTTGACAGATCAAAAACAAGCAGAGAGTGAGCTTCGATATCTGGCAAACTTTGATACACTCACTAAACTGCCTAATAGAACTTTGATGCTACAACACATTGAATTTGCTTTACATAATGCTGAGCTATCTGGTAAATATTGCGCATTGTTATTTATTGATCTAGATAAATTCAAACCGATTAATGATGCCTATGGTCACCATACTGGAGATCAACTACTCATTAAAATCACAGAGCGGATCTCAAGCAAGTTAACGAGTAATTGTATACTTGGCCGTCAAAGTGGTGATGAATTTTTAGTTTTAGTGAAAAATGTGCACTCTCCCCATAAGCTCAGTGAGCTGGCCACGTTGCTACTTGAATGTCTACCCAATAAAATTGAAATTGGTGGTATCTCCATGAGTATATCCGCAAGCATCGGAGTAGCCATGTACCCTTTTGATGCAGATTCACCTGAAATGCTGATCCGTAATGCAGACATCGCCATGATCCATGCTAAACAATCAGGAAGAAACGGCTTTAAGTTTTTTACCAGTCAAATGAACACCCAGTTTTCACGTAAGTTAACGTTAGAAAATGCACTAAAAACGGCCTATCGAGAAGGGAAAATATACAATAACTACCAACCTATCGTGAATATCATTAGTGGCAGAGTCGTCGGTGTTGAGCTGCTAATGAGGTGGACTCATGAAGGAGAAGCGATTTCACCCATGGACTTTATTCCAATTGCTGAGGAGGTTGGGCTCATCGAGTTGATGACCGAACAGGCACTTAAACGTGCTCTCTATGAGTTGAACCAGTTTATTGTTAATGGCAGAGACTTCTATCTATCACTCAACCTTTCTGCTGTGCATATATTAAAAACGGACATAGCTCAAAACCTTCTTAACATTCTGCGCGCTTTTAATCTTAGTCCCAGCGTACTGCGCCTAGAAATCACCGAAAGCTCCCTAATGGAAGATACTGACTCTGCTAAACGGTCACTTGACGCGCTAAAACGGGCTGGTTTTGTTTTATTGCTAGATGATTTTGGTACAGGTTACTCTTCACTCACTTATCTAAATCAATTTCCTATAGATATTATTAAAATAGATCAGGGATTTGTTAGAAAGATGAATGTACTAAGCAGTAACAAGTCCATCATTAAAACGATATATTTGCTTGCTCAAAGCTTAAATATGTCGTGTATAGCTGAAGGAGTAGAAACCAGCGAGCAACTAGCCTTTCTAAAAGATCTAGGCTGCCACTTAATGCAAGGCTATTATTTCTCTCCCCCAGTGAACGCAGAAAAGCTAGAGGGCGTTATAGCAATGAGTACTCACTGAGCTTCAACCTCATCAATTGAGTCCCAGTGTCTGGTTACTAATGTCTTGAGTGTTCGGCAATACTAACTTTACTTAATAAACTTTGTATTGCTGCATCGCTCGGAACAATAACTCTTTATCGATGGGTTTAGCAACGAAACTATCCATACCTACTTGCAAACACTTTAGTCGGTCTTCATTATATGCGTTGGCAGTAATAGCTATAATATAAGGCTTGCCATAAACATCGGGCTGTTTGCGAATATGCTCCGTGCACTCGTAACCATCCATATTGGGCATTTGACAGTCCATTAGCACGATATCAACGTGATGCTCTTGCAAAAACGCTAACGCTTCAACACCGTCCATCGCTTTATTAAGATTACATTGCGTGCTTTGCAAAGCTTTAGACACCACAATTTGATTAACCATATTATCTTCAACAAGCAATACACTGACACCACTTAAATTCAGCTGAGTACCCTTTTGCTCTATTTCAATAGGTAATTCAGCAATCGAAGCAGGAATTGTGAGTGTAAAGCAGCTCCCCTCTCCCTCTTGGCTCTGAACCACTAGGTCGCCATCCATTAGACTCGCCAGACACTTTGATATAGTCAGTCCAAGCCCTGTTCCTCCATAGCGTCGAGTCGTAGACACATCCAACTGAGTAAACTCTTTAAATAGCTGTTGCTGTTGTTTTTGGGTTATACCTATCCCGGTATCTTGAACGCTGACCATCAAAGTGCCATTGTCATATTCAACCTTTAAAGTAATTTTGCCTTGCTCAGTAAACTTACCTGCATTGTTGAGCAAGTTATTGACTATTTGAGTGACTCTTAGTGAGTCTACTAATAAACAGGGCGGAAGTTGTGCCGACAATTGATATTCAAATTCAACATTGTCTTTTAATCCTGCTTGCTTAAAAAATGATGCTAATGTGTCAAACATCTTCAAAATGTCTGTCGGATGCAAATCTAAAGTCAAAGCTCCTGCTTCAATTTTCGAGTAATCCAAAATATCATTAAGAATCAACAACAAGCTTTTTGCCGAAGTATGTACAATATCTAATTGCTTTAACGTTTCTTCATCCCCTTTTTTTTGCTCGATCAAAATCCCCGTTAAACCAATAATACCGTTCATAGGTGTACGAATTTCGTGACTCATATTAGCTAAAAAGCGACTTTTTGCTTTGTTCGCGTTGTTGGCAGATGCAACAGCTTCTAAGAGTTCTTCCGTTTTTTCGTTAACCTGTTGCTCAAGCTCTCGATTAAAGTTAGTCAGCTTTTTATTCAGCTCTTCATTCTCATTATTTGCCAGTTGCAACTTTGAGAAGCTCATCGTTAACTTAAACGCCAACTGATTAAAGTGCTGCTGTAGTGTTATTACCTCTAAACAACTGACCTCCTCTCCCGCAGAGTTCTTTAACATTGTGCTTGGCTCAAACCGATTGATATCTTCACTCAGAGCTTTAATCGGCTTTACCAAAAAGCGTGATAGCTGACTGACAAAAAAGCTACTTAAAACGATGATCACAAGCGCCAATAGTAATGACTTCAACCATGCAGAAGCTGCTGCTAGGCGTATAATATGACCTTCTAATAGTGTTACTACCGTCCAATTTAATCCTTCAACTTTAACCGCATGGCGATAATAAACGTCTCCTGAGCTCGTGGTATACGACACTAATTGGTTATCCAACCAACTGGCTAAAACCTCTGAATCAACAACATCAAGAGTATTAAATGATTCACCTAATGAACTAAAAACAACTTTATTATCATTATCTAGTAAAACGATATCACCTTTATGGGCGAGAATATTAGGCTGAAAACGTGAAAAGGAACCAAATAATAATGATCCTTCAACAATCCCTTTAAATTGCTCTGCGTCAAAAATAGGGGCTGAGATCGCTATAATCAAATCACTCCCAAAACTGCGTCCCTTAAAAATAGACGAAATATAACCATCGGGGTAATAAGGGGCTTGCACAAAGTAATCTCTGTCAATCACAGACACTACTTCACTGACCGCGTTGCTGTTAAATACGCTAGGATAAAACGCGCTGACTCTACCATTTTGATCTGCAAATATCGCTGTTTTCAGATCAGGCTGTAAATCAACCAATGATTTGATAACAGCGTCTTCATCTAACCCAAGCTCTACCGACTTTGCGGCACCAACAACCGCTCGACGGTAAGACTGTAAATAATCATCTAGTTGCTCACTAATATTATTAGCTGAGGTATGCAGCTGCTCTTGCACTTCAAATTCGATGCGACGATAACTATTATTGGTCAATACAATTGAAGTAATTAACACTACCAACACTATCAGTAGACTTACGGTATAGTTCAATATTGAACTTAAAGGGTGCGCTCTCCATAGATGACGAATGAAGAAGAAGCTTAATAAATCGGTTATCGCAAGGTAAAGTGCAGCATTAATAAAATACTTAGCTAATGCAGTTGCAATAACGAGATTGGGCAACTCCAGTAGGTAATAACCAAAAAGTAATAATATAGGTAACCCCACGGCTAGCCAAAATCCAAGGCCCCGTGCAAAGAATGGCTTTCCTCTTGAAACACAAAATACCTGTAACCACACTATCTCTAAGAGGTATACAACCGAGGGCCAACTATGTCCCCAACGATAAAAAATAAAGCATCCGCCGAGTGCGACAGCTAAACACGCATATTTCCAACCGAATAATACTAGGCACAACAATACGAAAAGTTGGCCGAACAAAAACTCCGACGCATCTAAGAAAAAAAATGGCAGTAAATTAGCCCCCCCTCCCAACGTACCTAAAAGGAGCGTTACAAGTAAGGGGGTATATTTATGAAGATAATTCGGCACACAAGATTCCCAAAAAAATACCACTTAAAGGTAAAAGAAAATGCTCATAATGCCAAGTAATTAGAGTAATTTGCTAACAAAAAACTATTTGAAAGCGCCTATCACAATGCATTAGGCACTGTTTTTCAAATGTAACCCGGCTAGTGGGCAGGGCATTGGTGACTTTCAATCTGAAGCACACACTGGTGCGCATCAAAACGGCGTTGTAAAGCTTGCTCTACTTGCACTCTACAAGAGGCATCATGTAGTTCAATCGTGCAATGATGCTTTAGCACAATATGCGCACCAATAGCGAGCATACCCTCGACTTCACTAACCGTTATATTGTGAACACTTTCAACGTGTTCAGTGGCTAAAATCACTTTCTCGACATGAGTCGCCTTAGGCAAAGCAATTTGAGAAAAAAACAATCCATTAATACAACTTCTAACCACTTTAACACCAGTGAACATAACAAAAAGTGAAATTAATAAGCTTGATACCACGTCTATTATTTCCCACCCAGTTACATAGATCATTACACCGGCAAAAAACGTTGATACGGTAGACAGTAAATCAAAGAACGAGTGCAAAAAAACAGCATAAACATTGATGCTGTCTTTACGGCCTTTGTAAAGCACCCATGTTGACAAGCCATGAAATAAAAAGCCAATCCCAGCAATAACTGACATTAAATATGAGTTAACTTCGAGTTGATGACCATCGCTGTGATGCATAAACCTTTGTGCACCTTCCACAATGATGAGTATTGATATAGCCAAATATAGGATGCCATTGATTAGCCCGCCTACATATTCGGCTTTTTTGTAACCATCATTGAAGGTTTTCGCTAAATACACGGCGATACTAGACGCGATAACAGCAATAAACAAAGAGCTGTTATGTACAAACAAATGCCCAGCATCAGCCAATACAGCTAAAGAGTTAGCGTAATATGCGCCAACTAACTGAATAACCATAAATGAGCAGGTAATAGCAAGCGCGATGAGTAATCTGCGCCTAGAATCTTGGTGAGTTGTGATGTCAGTCATCGACAGATGGAAAACCTTAAAATTGAAATGCACCGCGAGGGTAATGATATAAAGTCACAATTGTAACTATTTTTAAGTGAAGACGCACCAAAAACCTGCAGAACAGCAAGTAATTCTAATTATTTCTTATTTTAATAAAATTCATTAACGACTTTATTTGCTACTTCCCGAAGTACTTTAATGTCGTCTTCATCAAAGGTGCGAGGCTCAATATCAATTAAACACAAAGTGCCTAATGCTGTGCCATTTTCATGAATTAATGGTGCTCCGGCATAAAAGCGAATGTAAGGAGGGCCAGTTACTAAAGGGTTATCACTAAAACGCACATCTTTCAGTGCATTTGGTACAACAAAAACATCGTTACCTAAAATAGCGTGACCACAAAACGAAATATCTCTAGATGTCTCGCAGGCATCTAAACCAACTTTTGACTTAAACCACTGCCTATCACTATCAACTAGGCTAATTAGAGCCACTGGCACACAAAACACATGAGCTACGAACTCAGTCAATCTATCTAACTTCGGATCAGGCTCTGTGTCTAACAATCCTAGCTGATTAAGCGTTTGAATTCTCAGCGGCTCATTTTCTGGTTTTTCGGGTGTTTTCATATCTTAAGTTAAATAGCAATTTATAGGCCTTGTTCTATAGTAGTTTATTAAACCCTGTTAGTGATAGATATATGCAAGAAATCTTTAAAAAGTTCATATGCTTTCCCCTCTTATTAGGGTGTTTTTATTTACTAGATGGGATCTCTAAGCGTTACTATATTGAAAACGAGAACCTAAAGATGCATCAACAGGTGCTCCTCAATAGTGAGCGCTTTCTCCTTCTAGGAGAGATAATTTTTTCTTTGCAAAAAGAGCGCGGCTTTACCTCTGTTTTTTCTCACTTTGGTGGTTCTAGTTCACGCCAACACTTATCGACTTATCAAAACGATACACAGCTTCAATTTAATGAGCTTATTCACACTTTAAACGAAGCCAACAATGGCACCAATGGCACCAATGGCAATACGGTTGACATACTTAACGGCCTTCTTCAAAGGGTTTTAACGATAAGAAGCCAAATCAAATCTAAAGAAATAACAACAGAACAGTCCTTTACTCAATACACGCAGGTAATTGATTCGCTGTTAAATATGCTCTTGGCTTTCAAACATAAAACTTTTGTTGGAGTCAATACTAGCAAAACAACATACCCAGATTTATCTGCTTATGTAAATTTAATAGAGGCAATAGAATATGCAGGAAAACTGCGAGCAAAAACAGGCAAACTTTTAAACTTTTCAAATACTAAAGGTGCACAGCTCACCCCTACTATTTTTTACCTAAACGCTAACTTAAATAGCTCACTCAGTGATATACATGCATCAAAAAAAGTCAACGATGCACTCGTAGCAATCGAGAATTCACAAGAGCGATTGCAACTCAACACCTTGATCAATGCTTTAAGAGCTAACAACCAAGCGAATATGTCGGCCGCTACTTGGTGGGAGGTCAGTACACGCTACATTGATATGCTTACTCTTGTAAGTAAAACTATTGTTGCCGACGGCCAGTCATTCGCTCAAGAGTATGTCAGGACAACAAACATCAAATCCCAACTTATGATTGCCACATTTGTAGCAGTTGCATGTGTAAGCTGTTTTTTATTCTACGCGATATGGCAGTTAGCAAAACCAAAAGGCGTGAACAAACATGCCGCAGTCAGCTATTGGCAACTTTCTCTCGTACTATTTTCAATATTGTTAGTTATGCTACTTGCTCACAAAGTTAGTCAAAGGGAGCTTGAAGGCCAACTAAAACTGCAGTTAACTAGTGAGCTTAAAAATAATGCTGTACACACATTAAAAAGCGCTGAGGCGATTTGGTATGAACCGGCAAAAAGCGAATTAATGGCTATTCAAAAAGCGCTATTTCCTCTAACTCAAATACAAATAGAAGCGCAACCGATACTTTCTAAGTATATTTCTAATGCCAATGTTGCAATCTACGACATACAAAATAAAGCGTGGTTGATTAATGAAAATAACCAATTAAAAACAGCACTTGAACAAATAAAAGGTCAATATAAGGCTGTTGAGCAAGGAAAAATACTTTTAACCACCGTCTATCGAAATAACAAGCTAAGCGCACATTTTGTAACCCAGTTAGTGAGTCAGCAAGGCGTTCTACCCTATCAGATTTGGTACTCTCTTACAGATCTTTCTCCTCTTATATCGATACTCAAATCACCTTTTTTAGAGTCAGACTCAAATATCATCTACTTTGACAATCGTAATATAGTAACGAACAAGGGCATTTACAAAAATTTAAAAAAAGCGGCAAGCAAAAGTCATAGTAATACAATTGAACCACTATTAAGCCCTCAGACCCCTCGTCAATACAAAAACTATTTAGATAAGGAAGTAATCGGCGTATTAGTTTGGAACAATGAGTTGCATATTGGTGTTGGTGCAGAACACGAACTAGCCTCTGTTGATGCTATTGTACAAAATGTGCAACAAGAATTTTCTATTCAGTTATTTATATTGCTGTCATTGGGTGGAGCAATTCTATTATTCACATACAAAATACAAAATAGCGCATTCTCTCAATTAAAACACTCTGAGCAACAGCTAGAAAAAGACAAAATCCAACTCAACAATGCCCAAAAAATAGCGAATATGGGGTCTTGGGAGTGGAGCTTGGGGCAGTTACACATACATATTTCAAAAGAACTCTCTAATATGCTCAACCTACCGAGAGAGGCATCACAATACTCCGCTCGAAGTATTCTTAGATTTATCGAGCCTGAAAGTCGTCATCAATTAATCAAAGCCATCAAAGGATACAAAATCCTAAAATCAATAACTCTTCAATTGACCACGCAGAACTTACCCAACATCACACATGTTGATTTGGTAGCAAACTGGCAAGCCTCTGAACACGACGAACACGGGCCTTTAGAAAAAACATTGGTGGGTATCGTCAAAAATGTAACCCTACTGGTCATGGAGCAAAACCGCCAACAAAGACAGCAGGCAGCCCTAAGAGCGGCGCGAGAAGCAGCTTTAGCTAAAATGGAAGAAGCAGATCAGCAGCGCCACGCCTTAGAAGTAGCTCTCAAAGAAAA
This window harbors:
- a CDS encoding GAF domain-containing protein translates to MKTPEKPENEPLRIQTLNQLGLLDTEPDPKLDRLTEFVAHVFCVPVALISLVDSDRQWFKSKVGLDACETSRDISFCGHAILGNDVFVVPNALKDVRFSDNPLVTGPPYIRFYAGAPLIHENGTALGTLCLIDIEPRTFDEDDIKVLREVANKVVNEFY
- a CDS encoding ATP-binding protein; translation: MQEIFKKFICFPLLLGCFYLLDGISKRYYIENENLKMHQQVLLNSERFLLLGEIIFSLQKERGFTSVFSHFGGSSSRQHLSTYQNDTQLQFNELIHTLNEANNGTNGTNGNTVDILNGLLQRVLTIRSQIKSKEITTEQSFTQYTQVIDSLLNMLLAFKHKTFVGVNTSKTTYPDLSAYVNLIEAIEYAGKLRAKTGKLLNFSNTKGAQLTPTIFYLNANLNSSLSDIHASKKVNDALVAIENSQERLQLNTLINALRANNQANMSAATWWEVSTRYIDMLTLVSKTIVADGQSFAQEYVRTTNIKSQLMIATFVAVACVSCFLFYAIWQLAKPKGVNKHAAVSYWQLSLVLFSILLVMLLAHKVSQRELEGQLKLQLTSELKNNAVHTLKSAEAIWYEPAKSELMAIQKALFPLTQIQIEAQPILSKYISNANVAIYDIQNKAWLINENNQLKTALEQIKGQYKAVEQGKILLTTVYRNNKLSAHFVTQLVSQQGVLPYQIWYSLTDLSPLISILKSPFLESDSNIIYFDNRNIVTNKGIYKNLKKAASKSHSNTIEPLLSPQTPRQYKNYLDKEVIGVLVWNNELHIGVGAEHELASVDAIVQNVQQEFSIQLFILLSLGGAILLFTYKIQNSAFSQLKHSEQQLEKDKIQLNNAQKIANMGSWEWSLGQLHIHISKELSNMLNLPREASQYSARSILRFIEPESRHQLIKAIKGYKILKSITLQLTTQNLPNITHVDLVANWQASEHDEHGPLEKTLVGIVKNVTLLVMEQNRQQRQQAALRAAREAALAKMEEADQQRHALEVALKENKETERLLQQTLDSIPAFILLLDSQARVTLVNQYWFKTQHADQFSGGLFLNTFFNVGDDCIDAINTLPLTKNKPLINALREAKFQDSYLAELECEYVITDGPIWFEVIITTLETHNGKSILMYQHDITQRKQDAMQLEEAKAKAELANDAKSRFLATMSHEIRTPMNGVVGMLDLLNQSNLSAEQSHLTSVAKNSSLMLLGIINDILDFSKIEAGKMVIDKVPFNWHNVIKEIAELLAHQVKEKHLQMYFLFDPELGYWQIGDPIRIRQILLNLIGNAIKFTKTSSSKIGLIEVSISSAKHDQHQLEISVSDNGKGITEKQQTLLFKPFTQADDSIQREYGGTGLGLSITQKLVTMMQGSIDCRSTENIGSTFKITLPCAKTTHKQAEIEIIFKDVSVCILGDEDIFESDLEANLTAHGAKCSIINWVNVSDNNIHALNVNYVIVTLERYQQIITANYQFQLDNKKTSYIILVNNNFTIPLPKESCCEAIYFNPYYSFKIIEHIAIREGIISPEILPTQLISNDHPLPTIEQAQQQNQLILVVEDNTYNQEVFKRQLSILGYQCMIAEHGEMALDFLASHSFALVITDCHMPIMDGYTFTKKYREREHLSSAQKELPIIAATANALSGERNKCIACGMNDYISKPIELNNLKNLLQKWMPSAISSNNTAKPENKTNQDNKNVLDLSQLATYVGDDTKIQHLFLKNFIADSTPLMSALQKRAKDFELVKSSAHQLKSSAKAIGANELANLYLEIEQAAKAQHSDKILDMLPSCVSIFNEVCSEITSILDLNE
- a CDS encoding hybrid sensor histidine kinase/response regulator, translating into MPNYLHKYTPLLVTLLLGTLGGGANLLPFFFLDASEFLFGQLFVLLCLVLFGWKYACLAVALGGCFIFYRWGHSWPSVVYLLEIVWLQVFCVSRGKPFFARGLGFWLAVGLPILLLFGYYLLELPNLVIATALAKYFINAALYLAITDLLSFFFIRHLWRAHPLSSILNYTVSLLIVLVVLITSIVLTNNSYRRIEFEVQEQLHTSANNISEQLDDYLQSYRRAVVGAAKSVELGLDEDAVIKSLVDLQPDLKTAIFADQNGRVSAFYPSVFNSNAVSEVVSVIDRDYFVQAPYYPDGYISSIFKGRSFGSDLIIAISAPIFDAEQFKGIVEGSLLFGSFSRFQPNILAHKGDIVLLDNDNKVVFSSLGESFNTLDVVDSEVLASWLDNQLVSYTTSSGDVYYRHAVKVEGLNWTVVTLLEGHIIRLAAASAWLKSLLLALVIIVLSSFFVSQLSRFLVKPIKALSEDINRFEPSTMLKNSAGEEVSCLEVITLQQHFNQLAFKLTMSFSKLQLANNENEELNKKLTNFNRELEQQVNEKTEELLEAVASANNANKAKSRFLANMSHEIRTPMNGIIGLTGILIEQKKGDEETLKQLDIVHTSAKSLLLILNDILDYSKIEAGALTLDLHPTDILKMFDTLASFFKQAGLKDNVEFEYQLSAQLPPCLLVDSLRVTQIVNNLLNNAGKFTEQGKITLKVEYDNGTLMVSVQDTGIGITQKQQQQLFKEFTQLDVSTTRRYGGTGLGLTISKCLASLMDGDLVVQSQEGEGSCFTLTIPASIAELPIEIEQKGTQLNLSGVSVLLVEDNMVNQIVVSKALQSTQCNLNKAMDGVEALAFLQEHHVDIVLMDCQMPNMDGYECTEHIRKQPDVYGKPYIIAITANAYNEDRLKCLQVGMDSFVAKPIDKELLFRAMQQYKVY
- a CDS encoding cation diffusion facilitator family transporter, encoding MTDITTHQDSRRRLLIALAITCSFMVIQLVGAYYANSLAVLADAGHLFVHNSSLFIAVIASSIAVYLAKTFNDGYKKAEYVGGLINGILYLAISILIIVEGAQRFMHHSDGHQLEVNSYLMSVIAGIGFLFHGLSTWVLYKGRKDSINVYAVFLHSFFDLLSTVSTFFAGVMIYVTGWEIIDVVSSLLISLFVMFTGVKVVRSCINGLFFSQIALPKATHVEKVILATEHVESVHNITVSEVEGMLAIGAHIVLKHHCTIELHDASCRVQVEQALQRRFDAHQCVLQIESHQCPAH
- a CDS encoding EAL domain-containing protein, with the translated sequence MNSDTINRLSTAEGLSQASVSNIVQDKHGYVWIGTHLGLNRYDGDSINVINKPVNLSTKHISLLKLLDQDTLFVSTAFSGAYLINIDTLNIEQVYSGKLSANSNTFSEITAAIKVGHFLYAGIDNNLYRIDLTSKRSTFVTSLDKHNYVRALLKFDKQILIGTNHGLFNLNPESGQLERLEFLDEPFRTSLNSNIKLLKVDPAIGLLVGTVQGLYAIPINNKSLQLHAAYTLVPHYNIWAHEITPHGELIATELGLFKINRSTKSAEQLLSLQQSKYELPQTSITDLMYDKQGNIWMATLNQGAYFWPMPSLRFKTLGANNPNLNKNIWSIYQDESGEIWLGTDNGILRYHSLADTSPQRYYENNDIKAAYASNAVYQVFGSSTNKSDELFLETLTGLKLLSKTTGHIRLPPLASQLPNNPFETLNWGARLLHGEQIAFISKQGFFIYDIKSQTVHPLSQLTQQVDIGTAYKFLPPLPSRPNELLLSTEQQLISYNQETGTVTKIYEFTKTDSERFSVIDSWVATPNGTIWLASSIEGLVALNEHDFSVKFKVNTASGDGSQTLYQMQPDNFGNLWVSSQSGLIRYNIETGQIKKFNTNNGLPNSEFNANASSTIKNAKLAFGTISGMVWFSPEDFIDTSNSESSLSITDINLMTRSLNYFPSFLSTQSLVLNHDDLGLSIKFSNFDFAQQQVYNYRAKLDGPTSIEFDSLKANHLFFNQLKPGKYTLAIEQQMLGSDKVVDTITLPFKVKHSTFGSPFAWGVYIAFAMCALVIIIWQSRQKRREIESALQEVTVSKQQTEMALNTTRSGVWQVDLSSKMITQSRNIDCSLSKSKDEKIPLRNYFDLIHPDDRHQVSVIWEQILQSATNQQFSLTYRVKSGDEPWRWYHDIGQVLNFDEQGNPEQVTGIYTNITEQKAIDLRASILGEAFSKVSDWILILDAELNPLSVNTSFCKAFELDEETAIEELSFRKLAQVVGLNRLNSLLKRIHELGPNQHIRQELTVKTSHQVAHPIHLSINAISKNEELIEHYVIVISDLTDQKQAESELRYLANFDTLTKLPNRTLMLQHIEFALHNAELSGKYCALLFIDLDKFKPINDAYGHHTGDQLLIKITERISSKLTSNCILGRQSGDEFLVLVKNVHSPHKLSELATLLLECLPNKIEIGGISMSISASIGVAMYPFDADSPEMLIRNADIAMIHAKQSGRNGFKFFTSQMNTQFSRKLTLENALKTAYREGKIYNNYQPIVNIISGRVVGVELLMRWTHEGEAISPMDFIPIAEEVGLIELMTEQALKRALYELNQFIVNGRDFYLSLNLSAVHILKTDIAQNLLNILRAFNLSPSVLRLEITESSLMEDTDSAKRSLDALKRAGFVLLLDDFGTGYSSLTYLNQFPIDIIKIDQGFVRKMNVLSSNKSIIKTIYLLAQSLNMSCIAEGVETSEQLAFLKDLGCHLMQGYYFSPPVNAEKLEGVIAMSTH